One window of the Asticcacaulis sp. SL142 genome contains the following:
- a CDS encoding MaoC family dehydratase, which yields MSDSAHTVYLEDLMIDQEVSRVFHVTDAVIAAFAEVSNDHNPIHVDEAYAAASPFKGKVAHGMLAGAYISATVAGGLPGWGTIYVGQTLSFKRAIRPGDEATVHIRVKDINLKTAHVQLQTTVRVRGKVFVDGVAEVIAPKKPAQ from the coding sequence ATGTCCGATTCCGCCCACACTGTGTACCTCGAAGACCTGATGATCGATCAGGAAGTCAGCCGTGTCTTTCACGTCACCGACGCGGTGATCGCCGCGTTTGCCGAGGTATCAAACGATCATAACCCGATCCATGTCGATGAAGCCTATGCGGCGGCCTCACCTTTCAAGGGTAAGGTCGCCCACGGTATGCTGGCCGGGGCCTATATTTCCGCGACGGTTGCGGGCGGCTTGCCGGGCTGGGGTACTATATATGTCGGCCAGACCCTGAGTTTTAAGCGCGCCATCCGTCCGGGTGATGAGGCCACCGTCCATATCCGCGTCAAGGACATCAACCTGAAAACCGCCCACGTCCAGCTTCAGACCACGGTCAGGGTGCGCGGTAAAGTCTTTGTCGACGGTGTGGCCGAAGTCATCGCCCCCAAGAAACCAGCGCAGTAA
- a CDS encoding response regulator, whose amino-acid sequence MDMSMPVLVVDDYKTMLRIISNLLKQLGFENVEEASDGTEALDKMKKGSYGLVISDWNMEPMTGYELLLKVRADDSLKRTPFIMVTAESKTENVIAAKKAGVNNYIVKPFNAATLKQKITAVLGDF is encoded by the coding sequence ATCGATATGTCCATGCCGGTTCTGGTCGTAGATGATTACAAAACCATGCTACGGATCATTTCCAACCTGCTCAAGCAATTGGGCTTTGAAAATGTCGAAGAAGCTTCGGACGGCACCGAAGCCCTCGATAAAATGAAAAAAGGCTCCTATGGTTTGGTCATTTCCGACTGGAACATGGAACCGATGACCGGCTACGAACTGTTGCTGAAGGTCCGCGCGGACGATTCGCTTAAGCGCACGCCCTTCATCATGGTTACGGCTGAGTCCAAGACGGAAAACGTGATTGCGGCGAAAAAAGCTGGTGTGAACAACTATATTGTTAAGCCGTTTAACGCTGCCACTCTGAAGCAAAAGATAACCGCCGTTCTCGGTGATTTTTGA
- a CDS encoding protein phosphatase CheZ — protein sequence MAQASQKAETDMDGFDPALVQELEPKLINLMQQSEALVALMRGFFQKLDKRRSDEFKIIAGYIGKAKEEIRELRPYDLSQERIPTAGAELEAITRDTENATHTIMNCAEAMMGYSIKDFDGDAAAYKAAVDDQVMMIFEACSFQDITGQRVSKVVNVLKQIEDRVTRLADKLGIEDKSVELTEREKRDRDLLLNGPAIGGPETGQDSIDALFDGGFDSFDQVEAAPAPVVEAPTPAPVEVPVPEVKAPEIKAPEPTPAPQPAPKPAPVTPQPAPAPVAKAPEPKPAPQPAPKPAPPAPAPAAAAETNSQDDIDSLFDMSPEDLNKTNSQDDIDALFD from the coding sequence ATGGCCCAGGCATCACAAAAGGCAGAGACTGACATGGACGGGTTCGATCCCGCTCTGGTTCAGGAACTTGAGCCTAAGCTTATCAATCTGATGCAGCAATCCGAAGCGCTGGTCGCTTTGATGCGCGGCTTTTTCCAAAAGCTTGATAAACGTCGCTCTGATGAATTCAAAATCATCGCCGGCTATATCGGCAAGGCTAAGGAAGAGATTCGTGAGCTGCGGCCTTACGACCTGTCGCAGGAACGTATCCCCACCGCCGGGGCCGAGCTTGAGGCTATCACCCGAGATACAGAAAACGCTACCCACACGATCATGAACTGCGCCGAAGCCATGATGGGCTATTCGATCAAGGACTTTGATGGTGATGCCGCGGCCTATAAGGCGGCGGTCGATGATCAGGTCATGATGATTTTTGAGGCCTGCAGCTTTCAGGATATCACCGGTCAGCGCGTCTCTAAGGTCGTCAATGTCTTAAAGCAAATCGAAGACCGCGTCACGCGTCTGGCCGATAAGCTGGGCATTGAAGACAAGAGCGTTGAACTGACTGAGCGTGAAAAGCGCGACCGTGATCTTCTGCTCAATGGTCCGGCGATTGGCGGCCCCGAAACCGGACAGGACTCAATCGATGCCCTGTTTGACGGTGGTTTTGACAGCTTTGATCAGGTTGAGGCGGCCCCTGCACCTGTGGTCGAGGCGCCAACTCCAGCACCCGTCGAGGTGCCTGTGCCTGAAGTTAAGGCCCCTGAAATTAAAGCGCCAGAGCCAACACCGGCACCTCAGCCCGCACCCAAACCTGCGCCAGTAACGCCTCAACCCGCTCCGGCTCCGGTGGCCAAAGCGCCAGAGCCTAAGCCCGCGCCCCAACCGGCTCCGAAGCCTGCACCGCCTGCACCAGCCCCCGCGGCGGCCGCGGAAACCAATTCTCAGGACGATATCGACTCATTGTTCGACATGAGCCCCGAAGACCTGAATAAGACCAACTCACAGGACGATATCGACGCCCTGTTTGACTAA
- a CDS encoding TIGR01459 family HAD-type hydrolase: MPSPELMTSLASISGRYDALFCDIWGVIHNGKWHFPAAYAALKTFKATVGPVVLISNSPRPNDGLAAQLAELGVFEDAYSAIVSSGDATRAFLSQYAPLGSAWIVGPARDANLYDGLDLDDRGTPQTAAFISCTGLYDDENDTLEQYRPDFEIAAKRGIPLICANPDRIVQRGDKIILCAGSLADLYTALGGEVIMAGKPYPPIYDLCYAALENLTGKAIDKSRILAIGDGLPTDVLGANAQGLDLLFIAAGIHAVEATGADGKLDPHLLTAVLQSQNAQAKYVAAELA; the protein is encoded by the coding sequence ATGCCCTCCCCTGAATTGATGACATCCCTTGCCTCGATCTCCGGTCGTTATGACGCTTTATTTTGCGATATCTGGGGGGTGATCCATAACGGCAAGTGGCATTTCCCGGCAGCCTATGCGGCACTAAAAACCTTCAAGGCCACGGTCGGGCCGGTGGTGCTGATTTCCAATTCGCCGCGTCCTAATGACGGGCTGGCCGCACAACTGGCTGAACTCGGCGTGTTTGAGGATGCCTACAGCGCCATCGTCTCCTCCGGCGATGCCACCCGCGCTTTCCTAAGCCAATATGCGCCGCTCGGTTCAGCCTGGATCGTAGGCCCCGCCCGTGACGCCAACCTCTATGACGGCCTTGACCTTGATGACAGAGGCACACCGCAAACCGCAGCCTTTATCAGTTGCACCGGCCTTTATGACGATGAAAACGACACTCTGGAGCAGTACCGCCCCGATTTCGAGATCGCCGCCAAACGCGGTATTCCGCTGATCTGCGCCAATCCTGACCGCATCGTTCAGCGCGGCGATAAGATCATCCTGTGCGCCGGATCGCTGGCCGATCTTTATACGGCACTGGGCGGTGAGGTCATCATGGCCGGTAAGCCCTACCCGCCGATCTATGACCTGTGTTATGCCGCGCTCGAAAACCTGACCGGCAAAGCGATTGATAAATCACGCATTCTGGCCATTGGCGACGGTCTTCCGACCGATGTGCTGGGGGCCAATGCGCAAGGGCTTGATCTGCTGTTTATCGCCGCCGGTATCCACGCGGTTGAGGCCACCGGCGCTGACGGTAAGCTTGATCCGCATCTTCTGACCGCCGTGCTGCAATCGCAGAACGCCCAGGCGAAGTATGTGGCGGCAGAACTGGCCTAA
- a CDS encoding alpha/beta fold hydrolase has translation MVGLKNDPKIVNDPIKYRENMKNVTGKERWRGAMRSYKIRANNLDFTVDETGEGEDVMLLLHGFPQSRLAWTPLMSSLATTGWRIVAPDMRGYGDTERPSRLKDYRIEALTRDVVGLFDALKARRRIVIGHDWGGVIAWRTAIDHADKINGLVVINAPHPIVFDTLLKSGLKQRLRSLYVLFFLLPLLPEWHVTRRKGKGLMETLGRQSSAFSGEALAVYARNICQPGAATAMINYYRANMTRLVAPYMHKPLQVPVQMVWGMNDPFLDRALTDGNEALVADFTLASLEGISHWVLEEAPDRVVDAIHQWAREKGLL, from the coding sequence ATGGTCGGTTTGAAAAATGATCCTAAGATCGTGAATGATCCTATCAAATACAGGGAGAATATGAAAAATGTAACCGGTAAAGAGCGGTGGAGGGGGGCTATGCGCAGCTATAAAATACGAGCAAATAATCTGGACTTTACCGTTGATGAAACCGGTGAAGGGGAAGATGTCATGTTGTTGTTACATGGGTTTCCACAAAGCCGTTTGGCGTGGACGCCCCTTATGTCGTCATTAGCTACGACTGGCTGGAGAATCGTCGCGCCGGATATGCGAGGTTATGGAGATACAGAACGCCCATCACGTCTTAAGGATTATCGCATTGAGGCCTTGACCAGGGATGTTGTAGGGCTATTTGATGCCCTGAAGGCAAGGCGCCGTATTGTGATTGGCCATGACTGGGGCGGTGTTATTGCATGGCGTACAGCCATAGATCATGCAGATAAAATTAACGGTCTGGTGGTCATTAATGCGCCGCATCCCATTGTGTTTGATACCTTGCTAAAATCGGGCCTGAAACAGAGGTTGAGATCACTCTACGTTTTGTTCTTCCTTTTACCTTTGCTGCCGGAATGGCATGTGACGCGCCGGAAAGGAAAGGGGTTGATGGAAACCTTGGGGCGTCAGTCATCTGCATTTAGTGGTGAGGCTCTGGCGGTATATGCGCGTAATATATGCCAGCCCGGTGCCGCGACGGCGATGATCAACTATTACCGGGCGAATATGACGCGATTGGTAGCGCCTTATATGCATAAACCTTTACAGGTGCCGGTACAGATGGTTTGGGGGATGAATGATCCATTCCTTGACCGCGCCCTAACGGATGGGAATGAAGCCTTGGTGGCGGACTTCACTTTGGCATCGTTGGAGGGCATTTCCCATTGGGTGCTGGAAGAAGCGCCCGACAGAGTTGTGGATGCTATTCACCAGTGGGCGCGCGAAAAGGGTCTGCTGTGA
- a CDS encoding EAL domain-containing protein, with protein sequence MARATPALLMGTYIFLSLTVAALLWRGGSDGGACVAAFLGTMGLCTGFHVFVGQKLMAARIDKDIDRVREAHRLMIEAIDATQKDMIDLADSVQHQRTTRTEELTSEVKMLEGLVLKLGESIEDRLNEWQSRTPAPAQPSYARGPNAAEAVRQMSRQEQQAIALIETVREALIENRVDLYLQPVVSLPQRKTVFYESFSRLRDETGRVMMPAEYLTVAEPEGLLPSIDNLLLFRCVQIVRKLAKNDRRIGIFCNISLSTLRDDSFFPQFLEFLKENRDLSGALIFELGQDAFIARGSAEARNMAKLADLGFRFSIDKVTTIDFDVHDLQRSDVRFVKISAKLLMEQLLDIDGRPAMKFLKDIHAGDYASLLARYGIEVIAEKIESERQVVDVLEADIGYGQGHLFGEPRAIKEQVLLETAPPAGYARSTLPPLRRRA encoded by the coding sequence ATGGCCAGAGCCACCCCTGCCCTATTGATGGGCACCTACATCTTTCTGTCGCTGACGGTAGCCGCCCTGTTGTGGCGCGGCGGCTCAGACGGCGGTGCGTGCGTGGCGGCGTTTCTGGGCACTATGGGCCTGTGTACCGGGTTCCATGTGTTTGTCGGCCAAAAGCTGATGGCCGCGCGCATCGACAAAGATATCGACCGGGTACGCGAAGCGCACCGCCTGATGATCGAAGCCATTGACGCCACCCAAAAAGACATGATCGATCTGGCCGACAGCGTGCAGCATCAGCGCACCACCCGCACCGAAGAATTGACATCTGAGGTTAAGATGCTGGAAGGGCTGGTGCTTAAGCTCGGCGAAAGCATCGAAGATCGCCTGAACGAATGGCAAAGCCGCACACCGGCACCCGCGCAGCCAAGCTATGCGCGCGGTCCGAACGCCGCCGAGGCCGTGCGCCAGATGTCGCGTCAGGAACAGCAAGCCATTGCTCTTATTGAGACCGTGCGCGAAGCCCTGATTGAGAACCGTGTTGATCTCTATCTGCAACCGGTCGTGTCCCTGCCACAGCGCAAGACGGTGTTTTACGAAAGCTTTTCCCGTCTGCGCGATGAGACCGGCCGCGTGATGATGCCGGCGGAATATCTGACCGTGGCTGAACCCGAAGGCTTACTGCCGTCGATCGACAATCTGTTGCTGTTCCGGTGCGTGCAGATTGTGCGAAAGCTGGCCAAGAACGACCGACGTATTGGCATTTTCTGCAATATCTCGCTCTCGACCCTGCGTGACGACAGCTTTTTCCCGCAGTTTCTGGAGTTCCTTAAGGAAAACAGAGACCTGTCCGGCGCGCTGATTTTTGAACTGGGTCAGGACGCCTTTATTGCCCGCGGGTCAGCCGAAGCCCGCAATATGGCCAAGCTGGCTGATCTCGGTTTCCGCTTCTCGATCGATAAGGTCACGACGATTGATTTCGACGTTCATGACCTGCAACGCTCAGACGTACGCTTCGTCAAGATTTCGGCCAAGCTGTTGATGGAGCAACTGCTCGACATCGACGGCCGCCCGGCCATGAAGTTCCTCAAAGATATTCACGCCGGTGATTATGCGTCGCTGCTGGCGCGTTACGGCATCGAAGTTATTGCCGAAAAGATCGAGTCTGAGCGGCAGGTCGTTGACGTGCTCGAAGCCGATATCGGCTATGGTCAGGGTCATTTGTTTGGTGAGCCACGCGCCATCAAGGAGCAGGTGCTGCTTGAAACCGCACCACCCGCCGGTTATGCCCGCTCAACCCTGCCGCCGTTGCGCCGCCGGGCTTAG
- a CDS encoding response regulator translates to MTDYSALKILLVEDNQHMRSIVMAILKGTGLRNIREARDGAEALEILRQYDADIAVVDFNMQPIDGVEFTRMLRNSSDSPNPYLPVVMITGHSEKSRVMEARDAGVNEFVVKPLTARALLGRIDTIIMRPRPFIRCSTYFGPDRRRKTDEGYKGPYRRNTDGMF, encoded by the coding sequence ATGACTGATTATAGTGCCCTTAAAATTCTGCTGGTCGAAGACAATCAGCACATGCGCTCAATCGTCATGGCCATCCTCAAAGGCACCGGTCTGCGTAACATTCGCGAAGCGCGCGACGGCGCCGAGGCCCTGGAGATACTGCGCCAGTATGACGCTGATATCGCCGTTGTCGATTTCAACATGCAGCCTATCGACGGGGTTGAATTTACCCGCATGCTGCGTAATTCCAGCGACAGCCCCAACCCTTACCTGCCGGTCGTGATGATCACCGGTCATTCTGAGAAGAGCCGCGTGATGGAAGCCCGTGACGCCGGGGTCAATGAATTTGTGGTCAAGCCGCTGACGGCGCGCGCGCTGTTGGGCCGTATCGACACCATCATCATGCGCCCGCGCCCGTTTATCCGCTGCTCGACCTATTTCGGGCCGGATCGCCGCCGAAAGACCGATGAGGGCTATAAAGGCCCGTATCGGCGCAATACCGACGGCATGTTTTAG